Proteins encoded within one genomic window of Eleutherodactylus coqui strain aEleCoq1 chromosome 1, aEleCoq1.hap1, whole genome shotgun sequence:
- the FBXO9 gene encoding F-box only protein 9 — MAEGDEDCSEILKSDENGRPGETNLQEELQMFRARWMSELAPGASSETEIQSRNRIARALLGKAQDTKAKQEWAKEEKAKELFLKAAEKEQNGALYEAIKFYRRAMQLVPDIEFKINYNWSPDGDGVGKNFMDDASDDSKMSDLLSYFQQQLTFQESSLKLCQPEYDVSQTHISVLPMEVLMYIFRWVVSSELDLRSLEQLSLVCKGFYICARDPEIWRLACLKVWGRSCVKMVPYITWRQMFLERPRVRFDGVYISKTTYIRQGEQSLDGFYRAWHQVEYYRYLRFFPDGLIIMLTTPEEPQTIVPRLRTKNSRTDAMLFGHYRLSQDTDNQTKVFAVITNKKEEKSADYQKFRYYRRAPVQETDRSFHVGLQLCSSGRYRFNKMVWIHHSCHITYKSTGETAVTAFDIDKMYTPLFFARVKSFTAVSERPL, encoded by the exons ATG GCGGAAGGTGATGAGGATTGTTCTGAAATCCTGAAGTCTGATGAAAATGGAAGACCAGGAGAAACAAATCTTCAG GAAGAGCTACAGATGTTCCGGGCTCGTTGGatgtctgaacttgctccaggagCGAGTTCGGAGACCGAGATACAGTCTCGCAACAGAATAGCGAGAGCGCTTCTTGGAAAGGCCCAGGATACCAAAGCAAAGCAAGAATGGGCGAAGGAGGAGAAG GCTAAAGAACTTTTTCTTAAAGCTGCAGAAAAAGAACAGAATGGGGCACTCTATGAAG CCATCAAGTTTTACCGTCGAGCTATGCAGCTTGTACCTGACATCGAGTTCAAAATTAATTACAACTGGTCTCCGGACGGTGATGGAGTTGGAAAAAACTT TATGGATGACGCCAGTGATGACAGCAAGATGTCTGACCTATTATCATACTTTCAGCAGCAGCTGACATTTCAAGAGTCCTCGCTTAAATTGTGCCAGCCAGAATATGATGTCAGCCAAACTCATATTTCAG tgCTCCCCATGGAAGTACTGATGTATATTTTCCGCTGGGTGGTTTCCAGTGAGCTTGATCTCCGGTCATTAGAGCAACTCTCATTGGTCTGCAAGGGCTTTTATATTTGTGCAAG GGATCCTGAGATATGGCGTTTAGCATGCTTGAAAGTCTGGGGTCGAAGCTGTGTGAAAATGGTACCATATATTACTTGGAGGCAGATGTTTCTAGAAAGGCCACGTGTTCGGTTTGATG GTGTGTACATTAGCAAGACGACATACATCCGCCAGGGAGAACAGTCTCTGGATGGGTTTTACCGGGCTTGGCATCAAGTAGAATATTACAG GTATCTGAGATTTTTTCCTGATGGACTAATCATTATGCTTACCACCCCAGAGGAGCCACAAACAATTGTGCCTCGATTAAGGACAAAGAATTCACG AACTGATGCAATGTTGTTTGGCCATTACCGGCTGTCACAAGACACAGATAACCAAACCAAAGTTTTTGCAGTAATAACCAACAAGAAAGAggag AAATCAGCAGACTACCAAAAGTTCCGCTATTACCGTCGTGCCCCAGTGCAGGAAACGGATCGAAGTTTTCATGTTGGACTTCAGCTATGCTCATCTGGTCGTTATAGATTCAACAAGATGGTTTGGATTCATCATTCGTGTCACATTACTTACAA GTCCACTGGggagacagctgtcacagcctttGACATTGATAAAATGTACACGCCACTGTTCTTTGCTCGTGTGAAGAGTTTTACTGCTGTATCTGAGAGACCTCTCTAA